One Nicotiana sylvestris chromosome 12, ASM39365v2, whole genome shotgun sequence genomic window carries:
- the LOC104238485 gene encoding heavy metal-associated isoprenylated plant protein 39 translates to MKKVVLKLEVYDDKGKQKAMKAVSTLSGIENLSIDMKEKKLTVVGDIDPVEVVRKLKKTWHPEILTVGPAKEPEKKKNDQSGNKNGGNKKEESDQISELVKLYKNYNPDMTQHYRVYSIEENPNACVIC, encoded by the exons ATGAAG AAAGTTGTTTTGAAATTAGAGGTATATGATGACAAAGGGAAACAAAAGGCTATGAAAGCTGTCTCTACCCTCTCAG GGATTGAAAATCTATCAATTGATATGAAAGAGAAGAAATTAACAGTAGTAGGAGATATTGATCCAGTTGAAGTGgtgagaaaattgaagaaaacatgGCATCCAGAAATATTAACAGTAGGGCCAGCAAAAGAgccagaaaagaagaaaaatgatcaAAGTGGGAACAAAAATGGaggaaacaaaaaagaagagaGTGATCAAATTTCAGAGCTTGTAAAACTTTACAAGAATTATAATCCTGATATGACACAACATTATAGGGTCTATAGTATAGAGGAAAATCCAAATGCTTGTGTTatttgttaa